The Deinococcus aquaedulcis DNA segment GTCACGCGGTACAGCAAATTTGAAGGCGAACTGGATCAGCTGGACTCCAGCGAGCTGATGCAGATGATTCAGGAAGCGCTGCTGGGCCAGGGGATGAACGACCCCTACGACCCCGACCCCAACGCGCGCCCCAGCATGGACGACCTGTTCGACGCGATTCTCGAAGCGCTGGCCGAACGCAACATGATTCCCGAAGAGCAGCTGCTGGAAGCCATGCAGGCCGAGGACATCCGCGAGACGGCCCTGGGCCAGCAGATTGAGCGCTTGATGGACAAGTTGCAGCAGGACGGCTTTATCCGCAAGGAGTTTGAAGACGGCGAGGGCGGCGGCCAGGGCGACCCCGGCGAGGCCACCTTTCAGCTGACCGACAAGAGCATTGATTTCCTGGGGTACAAGAGCCTGCGCGACCTGATGGGCGGCCTGGGCCGTTCCAGCGCAGGCGCCCACGACACGCGTGAATACGCCAGCGGCGTGGAAATGACCGGCGAACTGAAGAACTACGAGTTCGGGGACACCATGAACCTGGACACCACCGCCACGCTGGGCAACGTGATTTCCAAGGGCTTTGACAACCTGGAGGAATCCGATCTGGTGATCCGGCAGGCGGAATACAACTCCTCAGCGGCAACCATCGTGCTGCTGGACTGCTCGCACTCCATGATCCTGTACGGCGAGGACCGCTTTACCCCCGCCAAGCAGGTGGCGCTGGCCCTGGCGCACCTGATCCGCACCCAGTACCCCGGCGACACGGTGAAGTTCGTGCTGTTCCACGACAGCGCCGAGGAAGTGCCGGTAGGCAAGCTGGCGCAGGCTCAGATTGGTCCCTACCACACGAACACGGCGGGCGGCCTGCGGCTGGCCCAGCAGCTGCTGAAGCGCGAGAACAAGGACATGAAGCAGATCGTGATGATCACCGACGGCAAGCCCTCGGCCCTCACGCTGCCCGACGGCCGGATTTACAAGAACGCCTACGGCCTGGACCCCTACGTGCTGGGCGCCACCCTGCGCGAGGTCGCCAACTGCCGGCGCAGCGGCATTCAGGTGAACACCTTCATGCTGGCCCGCGACCCGGAA contains these protein-coding regions:
- a CDS encoding vWA domain-containing protein — encoded protein: MARVTRYSKFEGELDQLDSSELMQMIQEALLGQGMNDPYDPDPNARPSMDDLFDAILEALAERNMIPEEQLLEAMQAEDIRETALGQQIERLMDKLQQDGFIRKEFEDGEGGGQGDPGEATFQLTDKSIDFLGYKSLRDLMGGLGRSSAGAHDTREYASGVEMTGELKNYEFGDTMNLDTTATLGNVISKGFDNLEESDLVIRQAEYNSSAATIVLLDCSHSMILYGEDRFTPAKQVALALAHLIRTQYPGDTVKFVLFHDSAEEVPVGKLAQAQIGPYHTNTAGGLRLAQQLLKRENKDMKQIVMITDGKPSALTLPDGRIYKNAYGLDPYVLGATLREVANCRRSGIQVNTFMLARDPELVGFVRRVSEMTRGKAYFTTPQNIGQYVLMDFVTNKTKLVN